The following nucleotide sequence is from Candidatus Endomicrobium procryptotermitis.
TTTGTTTTACAGGAAAAAAACCGAAAGCGTTTATGTTTACTATATCTTCAATAAAATTGTCTGAAACGGATTTTAAATTGTCTCCTCCAACAGCAGTTATAAAACAGGAAGGATTAAGACCTTTTATTTCGCGCACAAGATTAGACGCATGAATTTCGCCGGACAAATCTCCCGCTGATATAAAAATTTTATAACTCATCAAATCTCCAAAATTTAATTTGCGGCAGAATTAAAACGCACAAGTTTTTTCCAATCTATACTGCCTTTATCATCACAGTATTCATTTGCAAATTCTTTAGTAAACTTGTTAATAACTTGGGAATATGCCTTTATAAAATCATCATTTCTTTCTTTTGCCTTACTTCCGAGCGGTTCTATAATATTTATATACAATTCACTATTACCAGATATAAACTCCCAAAACTTTTGACCGCAATACTTAAAATACACGACTTTATCCGAAACGTTATTTTTTCCATAACAACAGCCGTTGACGGCAATGATATTCATTTTTGAATTGCTTGTTCTCAAAGTCTTTTTTGCCGTATTAAAATCAGACGTCATTTTCTTTACTTGCGAACTATTTCCCCAATTCGGTCCAGATTTAATTGCGACTATGTATTTTATATTTTTATCGTCAAACTCTAAATCAATTCCCTGAATTCCTGATTTTTTGCCATTATAAACTTTTGAATTGATAAAAATTGCCAGTCCTTCAAGCCAACTGCCAAAGATTGTTTCTTCGTTTGAAGAGATATGTGCGTCAAGAATGCTTTTAACAATTTGCTCTGCCGTGAGAACATTTTTTGCCTTGAACAGATATGGATTTTTCCTTTTTAAAACTTGAGACAATTGAAGTCCGTCCAAACTTTTTATTCTTTTGTGATGAAACGTTTTTATCTCTTTTTCTACATATTTTACTACGTCTTCCATATTTAATTTTTTCATAACTCCTCTGTTGTTCAAATAAATAATGACTGCTTGGAATCAATCGCTCTTTTACCATATTATAATATTGTGGAACTATATCTATCCCGATAGAATTACGAAATAATCTTTTTGCGGCAAACAATGACGTACCGCTTCCCATAAAAGGATCCAAGACGACGTCGTATTGTTTTGTGAAAAGTTTTATAAACCATTCGGGTAATTCCTGTGGGAATGCCGCAGAATGATTTTTGTTATTACATTCTGTAGCAATATGAAGAACATTAGTGGGATAGGCTTTTTCCCTTTGCAGCCAATTGGATACATTTTTTCCAAAACCACTTCCGACTTTTGAATTATCGCGTATTTTATCCGTATCCGATAAATTTTTTAACCGCGTTTTTGCCCAATCACCCATCGGTACCATAACCGCTTCCTGATACATGTTAAATTTTTTACTTTTATTAAATTGAAGAAGATGTTCCCAGCTGTCTCTAAAGCGGTTAGGCCATTTTCCGGGATAACTGTTTTTTTTATGCCAGATAAACTCTTCCGTCCAAAACCATCCTTGTTTGCGCATAGCAAGAATAAGCTCTATTACATAAGTACTGCGTTCTCCGTTTACGGCTTTTTCTTTAATGTTTAATATAAAAGTTCCGCTTGGCTTTAAAACACGTAAAAGCTGTTCTGATATTGGAAGAAACCATTCTACATATTTATTAGGGTGTATTCCTCCATAAGTAGTCTTTCTTTGATCGGCATATGGCGGAGAAGTTATTATGAGATCTATGGAATTATCTGATATGTGTTTTAATTCGTCTTTGCTGTCACCGAGATATAAAACGGATTCTATTTTCATTGCGGCAATACCCTGCTTTAATTTTTAAAATACCATCTGCTTTAAAATATTAAGTGCCAATTCGACGGCGTCTCTGCCTTGTTCGCCGGAAACCATAGGTTTTTTGCCTTCAATTGTGCTTTTTAAAAAGTTGTCCAGCTCGTAAAACAGAGGTTCATTTGAAGGAATTTTAGGCTTCTTGATGTCTATGTCCAAAAGAGAGGTAATTTTCTCTTTGCCTTCTTTTTTCGTGTACATTTTAAGGCTCTTTCCTGCATAATCGATTGAAATATACGCGTCTGGTTGAAAAATTCTTATCCTTCTGTATTTATCTATGGATACTCTGCTTGCCGAAACGTCCGCAACACAGCCGTTTGCAAATTTTAACCGCACTTTTGCTATATCTTCGGTTTCTGAAAGAATTTTTGCGCCGTGAGCTTCAAAAGAAACGATTTTATCTTTCACGAGATAAAAAAGCATGTCCAAATCGTGTATCATTAAGTCCAGCACGACGCCTATATGCGCAGTTCTAGGGTCGTAGGACCCGAGCCTATTTACTTCTATGAATCTGGGATTGTTTATGTAAGGAGCAGCTGCTATAACTGCGGGATTAAATCTTTCGACATGCCCTACCTGCAAAATCACATTATTTTTTTGCGCGATTTCTATCAGCTCCTGAGCCTCTTCGACGTTCAGCGTAATCGGTTTTTCTACTAGACAATGTATTCCGCTTTCTAAAAGAGGTCTTGCAATTTGATAATGGAATTGAGTTGGCGCGGCGATAACGGCGGCATCTGTTTTTGAGATAATTTGTTTAAAATCCGTTAAAACTGCCGGATTTGCCGGATTTGCTTTCGCTATTTTGTTTGCTCTTTTCTCATCAGTATCAACTATAAACTCGAGCTTAGAATTTGGATGCGTCCCCAGAATCCGTGCATGATGCTGTCCAAGAGAACCCACTCCAATTACAGCGGTTCTTACTGTGCTCATTTTTTATAACCTTTTATTACTTTTATGATTTTATCGATATCCGAATCTGAAAGAGACGGATGCACAGGAAGCGAAACCACTTCTTTTGTGGCTTTTTCCGCCTGCGGACAAAGTCCCGCTTTATATCCGAGCTTTTTATAATAAGGCTGTCTGTAAAGAACTGTATCATAATATATCCCGCAGCCGATGCCGTTTTCTTTAAGATAGTTCATAAATTTATTTCTTTCACCAGCTTTTATCCTTACGGTATATTGATGGAATACATGTCTTGAACTTTTAGGAATAAAAGGCGTTTTTATAAAATCCAATTCTTTAAAAGAATTATTATATTTTTGCGCATTTTCTATTCTTTTTGAAGTCCATTTTTCGAGCTTTTTTAGCTGCTCTATACCTATTGCAGCAGCAAGATTTGTGAGCCTGTAATTGTAACCCAAAACGGTAAAAGTCGAATGCCCATCCCTGCCGTGATTTATTATCTGCCTTGCGTATTTATCGGATTTTGCATCATTTATCAAAACTATTCCGCCTTCGCCAGTCATCATGTTTTTGGTCGCATAAAAAGAAAAAGCCGCCGCATCGCCAAAAGAACCAACTTTTTTGCCTTTATATTCCGCACCGTGCGACTGACATGCGTCTTCAATCAATTTAAATTTATACTTCTTTTTCAGCTTCAATATGGCGTCCATATCACAGGCAAGCCCATAAAGATGAACGATAAGGACGGCCTTAACATTTTTTTCTTTTTTCAGTATCTTTTCGAGTTCCGCGGGGCTAATATTATATGTTTCTGGATCTATATCGGCAAAAATCGGTTTTGCGCTGCAAAACAGTATAGAGTTAGAAGTAGCTATAAACGAAAAAGGAGTAGTAACGACTTTATCGCCGGGCTTAATACCGCATGTCAAAAGCGCCGTATGCAGCGCCGCCGTTCCGTTTGCGGCAGATATTGCGAACTTTGTGCTGCAATATTGCGCAAAATCTCGTTCAAAAGTTTCTACGTATTTCCCGCTTGCAAGCATTCTGGAATCGAGAACTTCTTCTATAAGCTTTTTTTCTTCCTCTTCTATTACAGGATGAGCTATGGGAATCATTTTGTTTTTTCCTCTTCTATATTTTTTTAATATCCGCTTTTATAATCGAGTAAACATCTACATCACAAAAATGCCCGTCGTCATATTTTCCGCCGTGTCTTCTTACACCTTCGTATATCATGCCGCATTTCTGCATGACTTTAGCCGAAGATTTATTTTCTATATCGCAAAAACCTTCTATGCGATTGTAATCTGCAATATTTAACATATAATCATTTGTTGTTTTCAGAACTTCAGTCATAATTCCTTGTTTCCAATATTTTTTTAAAAGGCAAAACCCTACCTCAAGGCTTTCGATTCTTTTATTTATATCATGATAATCTATGCTGCCTATAGGCTCGTTAGAGTTTTTATTCGTTATTGCCCAAAGATAAAAATCGTCTTTTTTATAGCAGGCAACCCATGTCGAAATGATATATTTTGTCGTTTCTATGCTTTTATGCGAATCCCAGTTCATATATCTTGTTACATCATTGTCACAAGCCCATTTGAACATGGCTTGTGCGTCATCAGTCGTAAAACGCCTTAGTATAAATCTTTCCGTTGGGATAATTTGAGTTCCTGTATCTTTCATATTATACTGCGATTATAGTTACTCCGGCTTCTTTTGCTTTTTTTATGACTTCGTCTTTATCCAAAATTAAAGTAACGCCGGCCTCTATCGCCATAACCCTGGCTTTATTTTCTTTCAGAGTATCTACGGTCCTCGTACCTATTACAGGCACATCGAACCTGAAATCCTGATTAGGCTTTGCTACTTTTACTACGACAGAACCTTCTCCGCCGAGCTGGTATGCTCTTTTTATGCATTCATCGGTTCCTTCCACCGATTCAATGGCAAGAACGGATTTATCTTTTACGACGACAGTCTGCCCTATATCGAATCCCGCTATTGCTTTGGCGATTTTAAATCCGAATTCAATGTTCTTATTTTCTTGCGAAGAAAGCTTTTTTCCGGCTATAAGACCTTTTTCAGGCAGAAGGCTTTTTAAATATATATGCGACGGCATAAGTGTTATTCCATCTTTAAGAAATTCGTTTGCGATTGTTCCTAGTATGGTATCTGTTTTTTTGTTTACTAGGCTTCCCATAACTTTGATCGCACGCCAATCCATGCCTATGGCTGAATATATCTTAACATGCTTGACTTGCCCCGCCATAATGGCCGTTTCAACGCCTTCACCTTTAAGCGCATCGACGATTTTTTGGAATTTTCCGACAGAAATTGAAAAATATTTATCGCAAAGCTTATCAAGTCCTTGGTCGGCTTCTTCTTTCAAGCCCACACATATGATTTGGCCGCCGCTTTTTTTTATTTCTTCGGCGACCAGAAAAGGAAATCTTCCATTTCCTGCAATTAGACCTATTTTTTTCATATTATTAAAATTAAGACGGCCTTACTATTCCTCTTTTAGAAGTTTTTATAAACTCGACTATTTCTTTGATATAAACAGATTCTCTTTTTTCCAATTCGGCAAGGGCGTCTTTAAGCAGAAGTTTTGACATAAAAAGTATTCTGTAAGCTTCTTTAACCTCTTCTATCTCCTCAGTTTTCATGCCTCTTCTTTTCATTCCGACCAAATTTAAACCACTTAGTACCGCTCTGTCGCCATGACACATCGAATACGGTATAGTATCCATAGTTACAATCGCACCGCCGGCAGTCATAGTGCCTTTTCCTATCCTGCAAAACTGGTGTACACCTGCAAGTGCACTAAAAAAAACATTATCACCAACCTGAACATGTCCGCCGAAAACTGAAGCATTTGCGACGATTACATTGTCGCCTATAATGCAGTCATGCCCGACATGTGCTGAAATCATAAAATAACAGTTTTTGCCGACTATGGTTTTTCCGGTCTTTTTTGTGCCTCTATTGACGGTAACAAACTCTCTAAGCGTCGTACCTTCGCCTATATACACTTTTGAGGGTTCATCTTTATAACTCAAATCCTGCGGAGGCGTACCTATCGATGCGGAATTGAAAATTTTGCAGCTGCATCCGATTTCGGCATGTTCTATATATGCGTTCGAACCAACAACCGTACCAGATTTTATTGTAACGCCTTTACCGATAACCGTATAAGCTCCTATCGTGACATTTTCCTCTATAATGGCGCTTTTGTCAATAACAGCTGTATTATGAATCATTTTGCATTCCTTTACGATGAAATTTAAGGTCTGGTTATTCCCCTTTGGGAAGTTTTTATAAATGAAGTCATCTCTTTGACGTGAACTGATTGAGAGTCTTCAAGTTTTGCCAAAGCGTCTTCAAGTGACAGCTTCGACATAAACAAAATTCTGTAAGCATTTTTAATGTCTTCTATATCGGACAAAGTCATTTTCCTTCTTCTCATACCGATAATGTTAAGCCCCGCAAGCACTGCTCTGTCTCCCTGTGCCATGGCATACGGAATAATATCCATCGAAATCATAGCTCCGGCCCCTATCATGGCGGATTTTCCTATTTTACAAAACTGGTGCACACCTATGCTGCTGCTTAAAATAGCATAATCGTTTATCTTCACATGGCCGGCGATTCCCGTTGAATAACCTATTATTACGTTATTGCCGATTATGCAGTCGTGCGCTATGTGGGCGCATGCCATTAAAAGACAATTTTCACCGACTATAGTTTGTCCGCCCACCGCAGTGCCTCGATTTAAAGTTACGCCTTCTCTTACAGTTGTACCGCTGCCGACTATAACTTTTGTTTTTTCGCCTTGATATTTTAAATCCTGCGGGCGTTTTCCTATTGAAGAAAAATTAAAAATTTCACAGTTGCTGCCAATTTCAGCATATTCCATAACTGACTGGCCGTGAATTTTTGTGCCACTTTTAATCACGGTTTCAGCTCCTATAACCGTATATGGTCCTATTTCCACATTATCTTCTATAATAGCGCTTTTATCTATAACTGCCGTCTGATGTATCATGTTATTTTGTCTCTTTGTCCACTATAATGAACATAAATTCCGCCTCTGTCATAAGTTTTCCATCGACAAAAGCCTGCCCTTTCATTTTCCCGCGCCTACCGCCGTCTTTTACCACCTCAACTTTAAGCTCAAGATAATCTCCGGGCTTTACAGGCCTTCTGAACTTTACGTTGTCTATAGACATAAAATATGCAAGGCAGTTTATCATTTCTGGGCGGGAAAGAAACATAACGCAGGAAGTCTGCGCCATAGCCTCAATAATCAACACGCCTGGCATTATTGGAGCTCCGGGAAAATGCCCCTGAAAAAAACCTTCGTTTCCGCTGACACATTTGTATCCGATAGCTTTGGAAGGTTCTGTTTCGTTTATTTTTACTTTGTCAATCATTATAAAAGGATATCTGTGAGGTATGATTCTCAAAACCTCTTCATGGCTAAAAATTTTTTCTTGCGGTGCTGCCTGACTGCGCTCCATCGCTGCATCTGATTTTATGTTATCTTTTTTTATGACAGCTTTTTTTATAAATTCTTTGACAAAACCTATATTATTTTGATGACCCGGCTTATCTGCGACAATCTTTGCCTTTATGGGTTTTCCCGCCAGATAAAGATCTCCTATTAAATCCAAAGTTTTATGCCTTACAAATTCGTTGTCAAACCTCAAAGGTTCTTTATTGTGTATGCCGTCTAAAGCTATGACTATCGCATTGTCAAAAGAACCACCCAAAGCAAGCCCATTTTTTTGCAAAGCTTCTATTTCATAATCAAAACAAAAAGTTCTTGCAGAAGCGATCTCATTGCAAAAAACCTCTCTGTTGATTTCAAGCGATATTTGTTGAATTTTTAGAAAAGGATGATCAAATTCTATCGAGCAGTCTATTTCAAATTTGTCCGAAGGGTATGCTGATATTTTAGTTTTATCAGATTCAAAATGAATCGGTTCATCAATGGTCAAATATTCTTTTGGTGCATCGAGTTCTTTAATGCCTGCTTGTATTAAAGTGTCGGCAAATATTTTGGCACTTCCATCAAGTATAGGAGGTTCATTATTGTTTATTTCGATTCTTAAATTATCTATTCCCAAAGCGCAACACGAAGCCATTATATGTTCTATCGTATGAACTCTGGCATATCCTTTTCCTATAACGCTTCCCCTGATGGACATCCCTGTTACTGCATTTTTCCAATCGGCTTCTATTTCAGGTTTTTCTGGCAAGTCCACGCAGATGAACTTTATCCCATATCCCATCTCGGCTGGTTTAAATATCACCTCGCTTTTATTTCCCGTATGTAAACCTATTCCTTTTACTCGTGCTTCTTTTTGTATGGTAGTCTGTTTTGCCATTTTATTTTTTCATCTCCAGTTGTTTTTTTATTGATTTTATATCTTTATACATTTTGGGAAGTTTTCTCATCGTAGCTCTTATTTTTATGCTTTCACCGAGTTCAGCCAAAGGATTTCCGCCGACTTTATCTCCGTCAAGAAGATTTCCGCCGACTCCCGACTGGCTTGATATAATTACATTATTTCCTATCTTGATGTGTCCCGATATGCCTACTTGTGCACCAATGGTAACATTATTTCCTATTTTTGTAGATCCTGCTATGCCGCTTTGAGCCACAATTATACAGTTCTCACCGATTTGAACATTATGCGCTATCTGTACAAAATTGTCGATTTTCGTGCCCCTGCCTATTTTCGTTGTGCCTACGGCAGCTCTGTCAACGGCAGAACCCGCTCCTATTTCAACATCACTGCCTATTTCAACATTTCCTATTTGCGCGATTTTATGGTTTATGCCGTCAACTGTGGCAAAACCAAAACCATCACCGCCGATAATTACGCCGGGCTGCAAAATAACTCTATTACCGATTATCGTGTTTTCCCTTATGACTACGTTGGGATAAAAAATACAGCTTTCTCCAATTTTTGAATTTTTTCCTATATAGACATTTGGAAAAATTTTTGTCCATCCGCCTATTTCAACACCATCTTCAATTACGACATTCTGCCCTATATATACGGTATTTCCGACAAAAGCCTTTTCTGATATAGAAGCTGAAGAATGTATTCTGCTTCCTATTGCATCAATTCTTTCTTTATCGATAATCGCTAGGACTTTTGAAAAAGCATACTGTGGATTTTGCGTTTTTATAAGTGTTTTATTTTTAAATGCGGATATATCTGTATTTTGCGGAATAAGAATAACACTGGCTTTTGTTTTTAACGCTTCGGTTACATATTTTGGATTTCCTAAAAAAGAAAGATCTCCGTTTTTGGCTTGCTCCAAACCGTTTACCCCGGTTATTATTTCTTCGACGTTTCCTATAACTTCACCTGAAACAATTTTTACAAGCTCTAAAGCGGTAATTTTCATATGTCTCCCTAACGCACTTCAAGCTTTTTTATAACTTCGACGGTCACATCTTCACATTTATCGCTTCCATATAAAATGCTCTGTTTGTCAAACATAACTTCAGAATTATGCTTTACGGCTACTTCTTTTAAAACTACTTCGATGTCTTTTAAAACTGCAAGAGAATTTTTTTCTTCCATTAAATCCAGCTCATTTTTCGTCCTTTTAGATAAATCCGCAATTTCAGCTCTCTTTTGTTCAATGGACTTTTGCAAATTATCCAGTTGATTGGCAAGTTCGGAAAGAGCGGCTTCGTCTTCTACAGTTCGCGCTTCGATTATTTTTGCATTAATCTCACGCAACTGCAGCTGCACCACATCATGCTGCTTTATCATCTCTTCAATGGCGTTTTTTCTTGTATTTGCAAAATTTTTTAATTCCTCTTTAAACCTTCCAGCCATCGGATGAGAGTTAAAAACTTTTTCCATATCGACAAAAACAATACCGTTTCCGCTTCCTTTTCCGCGTTTTACTGCGCCGCTCAGCGGAATTTCTATCGCAAAAGAAACGGAATTCAAAAATAAAACCGTCAACAATGATAAAAATATTTTTTTAGAAAACATTTCCTATAGTAAAATAAAACTGTTGCAAAGTCTCGCCTTCTTTATGATTTAGTCCATATCCCCAATCAAGCCTGAGAGGGAATACTGGTGTCGCAAACCTTATGCCAAATCCCACGCCAGAACGCAGGTTATT
It contains:
- a CDS encoding site-specific DNA-methyltransferase translates to MKIESVLYLGDSKDELKHISDNSIDLIITSPPYADQRKTTYGGIHPNKYVEWFLPISEQLLRVLKPSGTFILNIKEKAVNGERSTYVIELILAMRKQGWFWTEEFIWHKKNSYPGKWPNRFRDSWEHLLQFNKSKKFNMYQEAVMVPMGDWAKTRLKNLSDTDKIRDNSKVGSGFGKNVSNWLQREKAYPTNVLHIATECNNKNHSAAFPQELPEWFIKLFTKQYDVVLDPFMGSGTSLFAAKRLFRNSIGIDIVPQYYNMVKERLIPSSHYLFEQQRSYEKIKYGRRSKICRKRDKNVSSQKNKKFGRTSIVSSFKKEKSISVQGKKCSHGRANC
- a CDS encoding Gfo/Idh/MocA family oxidoreductase encodes the protein MSTVRTAVIGVGSLGQHHARILGTHPNSKLEFIVDTDEKRANKIAKANPANPAVLTDFKQIISKTDAAVIAAPTQFHYQIARPLLESGIHCLVEKPITLNVEEAQELIEIAQKNNVILQVGHVERFNPAVIAAAPYINNPRFIEVNRLGSYDPRTAHIGVVLDLMIHDLDMLFYLVKDKIVSFEAHGAKILSETEDIAKVRLKFANGCVADVSASRVSIDKYRRIRIFQPDAYISIDYAGKSLKMYTKKEGKEKITSLLDIDIKKPKIPSNEPLFYELDNFLKSTIEGKKPMVSGEQGRDAVELALNILKQMVF
- a CDS encoding DegT/DnrJ/EryC1/StrS family aminotransferase, with product MIPIAHPVIEEEEKKLIEEVLDSRMLASGKYVETFERDFAQYCSTKFAISAANGTAALHTALLTCGIKPGDKVVTTPFSFIATSNSILFCSAKPIFADIDPETYNISPAELEKILKKEKNVKAVLIVHLYGLACDMDAILKLKKKYKFKLIEDACQSHGAEYKGKKVGSFGDAAAFSFYATKNMMTGEGGIVLINDAKSDKYARQIINHGRDGHSTFTVLGYNYRLTNLAAAIGIEQLKKLEKWTSKRIENAQKYNNSFKELDFIKTPFIPKSSRHVFHQYTVRIKAGERNKFMNYLKENGIGCGIYYDTVLYRQPYYKKLGYKAGLCPQAEKATKEVVSLPVHPSLSDSDIDKIIKVIKGYKK
- a CDS encoding GNAT family N-acetyltransferase — encoded protein: MKDTGTQIIPTERFILRRFTTDDAQAMFKWACDNDVTRYMNWDSHKSIETTKYIISTWVACYKKDDFYLWAITNKNSNEPIGSIDYHDINKRIESLEVGFCLLKKYWKQGIMTEVLKTTNDYMLNIADYNRIEGFCDIENKSSAKVMQKCGMIYEGVRRHGGKYDDGHFCDVDVYSIIKADIKKI
- the lpxI gene encoding UDP-2,3-diacylglucosamine diphosphatase LpxI (LpxI, functionally equivalent to LpxH, replaces it in LPS biosynthesis in a minority of bacteria.), coding for MKKIGLIAGNGRFPFLVAEEIKKSGGQIICVGLKEEADQGLDKLCDKYFSISVGKFQKIVDALKGEGVETAIMAGQVKHVKIYSAIGMDWRAIKVMGSLVNKKTDTILGTIANEFLKDGITLMPSHIYLKSLLPEKGLIAGKKLSSQENKNIEFGFKIAKAIAGFDIGQTVVVKDKSVLAIESVEGTDECIKRAYQLGGEGSVVVKVAKPNQDFRFDVPVIGTRTVDTLKENKARVMAIEAGVTLILDKDEVIKKAKEAGVTIIAV
- the lpxA gene encoding acyl-ACP--UDP-N-acetylglucosamine O-acyltransferase produces the protein MIHNTAVIDKSAIIEENVTIGAYTVIGKGVTIKSGTVVGSNAYIEHAEIGCSCKIFNSASIGTPPQDLSYKDEPSKVYIGEGTTLREFVTVNRGTKKTGKTIVGKNCYFMISAHVGHDCIIGDNVIVANASVFGGHVQVGDNVFFSALAGVHQFCRIGKGTMTAGGAIVTMDTIPYSMCHGDRAVLSGLNLVGMKRRGMKTEEIEEVKEAYRILFMSKLLLKDALAELEKRESVYIKEIVEFIKTSKRGIVRPS
- the lpxA gene encoding acyl-ACP--UDP-N-acetylglucosamine O-acyltransferase; translation: MIHQTAVIDKSAIIEDNVEIGPYTVIGAETVIKSGTKIHGQSVMEYAEIGSNCEIFNFSSIGKRPQDLKYQGEKTKVIVGSGTTVREGVTLNRGTAVGGQTIVGENCLLMACAHIAHDCIIGNNVIIGYSTGIAGHVKINDYAILSSSIGVHQFCKIGKSAMIGAGAMISMDIIPYAMAQGDRAVLAGLNIIGMRRRKMTLSDIEDIKNAYRILFMSKLSLEDALAKLEDSQSVHVKEMTSFIKTSQRGITRP
- a CDS encoding bifunctional UDP-3-O-[3-hydroxymyristoyl] N-acetylglucosamine deacetylase/3-hydroxyacyl-ACP dehydratase, coding for MAKQTTIQKEARVKGIGLHTGNKSEVIFKPAEMGYGIKFICVDLPEKPEIEADWKNAVTGMSIRGSVIGKGYARVHTIEHIMASCCALGIDNLRIEINNNEPPILDGSAKIFADTLIQAGIKELDAPKEYLTIDEPIHFESDKTKISAYPSDKFEIDCSIEFDHPFLKIQQISLEINREVFCNEIASARTFCFDYEIEALQKNGLALGGSFDNAIVIALDGIHNKEPLRFDNEFVRHKTLDLIGDLYLAGKPIKAKIVADKPGHQNNIGFVKEFIKKAVIKKDNIKSDAAMERSQAAPQEKIFSHEEVLRIIPHRYPFIMIDKVKINETEPSKAIGYKCVSGNEGFFQGHFPGAPIMPGVLIIEAMAQTSCVMFLSRPEMINCLAYFMSIDNVKFRRPVKPGDYLELKVEVVKDGGRRGKMKGQAFVDGKLMTEAEFMFIIVDKETK
- the lpxD gene encoding UDP-3-O-(3-hydroxymyristoyl)glucosamine N-acyltransferase, translated to MKITALELVKIVSGEVIGNVEEIITGVNGLEQAKNGDLSFLGNPKYVTEALKTKASVILIPQNTDISAFKNKTLIKTQNPQYAFSKVLAIIDKERIDAIGSRIHSSASISEKAFVGNTVYIGQNVVIEDGVEIGGWTKIFPNVYIGKNSKIGESCIFYPNVVIRENTIIGNRVILQPGVIIGGDGFGFATVDGINHKIAQIGNVEIGSDVEIGAGSAVDRAAVGTTKIGRGTKIDNFVQIAHNVQIGENCIIVAQSGIAGSTKIGNNVTIGAQVGISGHIKIGNNVIISSQSGVGGNLLDGDKVGGNPLAELGESIKIRATMRKLPKMYKDIKSIKKQLEMKK
- a CDS encoding OmpH family outer membrane protein: MFSKKIFLSLLTVLFLNSVSFAIEIPLSGAVKRGKGSGNGIVFVDMEKVFNSHPMAGRFKEELKNFANTRKNAIEEMIKQHDVVQLQLREINAKIIEARTVEDEAALSELANQLDNLQKSIEQKRAEIADLSKRTKNELDLMEEKNSLAVLKDIEVVLKEVAVKHNSEVMFDKQSILYGSDKCEDVTVEVIKKLEVR